One Streptomyces sp. CNQ-509 DNA window includes the following coding sequences:
- a CDS encoding ubiquinol-cytochrome c reductase iron-sulfur subunit — translation MSSQPGSENENNGEHLPTVREGEESGGVAVEERDPFANPGLPPHEPRKQDIDERAAKRSERTVSLLFTVSMLATVGFIVSFVAIDVDKIVYIFPLGHISALNFALGVTLGLALFCIGAGAIHWSRTLMSDVEVIQERHQIESSEETKAITKAQWRQGTEESAIGSRKIIRRTMLGALTLVPLAGVVLLRDLGPLPGTKLRHTLWGKGKLLINMNTDEPLRPEDITVGSLSFAKPEGLKEGDHDFNTEIAKAALMLVRIHPGDIKDKKSADWGHEGILAYSKICTHVGCPVSLYEQQTHHVLCPCHQSTFDLSDGARVLFGPAGHPLPQLRITVNDEGYLYALGDFDEPVGPSFWERG, via the coding sequence ATGAGTAGCCAGCCTGGCTCCGAGAACGAGAACAACGGCGAGCACCTGCCGACCGTCCGGGAGGGCGAGGAGAGCGGGGGCGTCGCGGTCGAGGAGCGCGACCCGTTCGCCAACCCCGGCCTGCCGCCGCACGAGCCGCGCAAGCAGGACATCGACGAGCGTGCCGCCAAGCGCTCCGAGCGCACCGTCTCGCTGCTCTTCACGGTGTCGATGCTGGCGACCGTCGGCTTCATCGTCTCGTTCGTCGCGATCGACGTCGACAAGATCGTCTATATCTTCCCGCTCGGCCACATCAGCGCGCTGAACTTCGCCCTCGGCGTCACCCTGGGCCTCGCGCTGTTCTGCATCGGCGCCGGTGCCATCCACTGGTCCCGCACGCTGATGTCGGACGTGGAGGTCATCCAGGAGCGGCACCAGATCGAGTCCTCCGAAGAGACCAAGGCCATCACCAAGGCCCAGTGGCGCCAGGGCACCGAGGAATCGGCGATCGGCAGCCGCAAGATCATCCGCCGCACCATGCTCGGCGCGCTCACGCTGGTGCCCCTCGCCGGCGTCGTGCTGCTGCGCGACCTCGGCCCGCTGCCGGGCACCAAGCTGCGCCACACCCTGTGGGGCAAGGGCAAGCTGCTCATCAACATGAACACCGACGAGCCGCTGCGCCCGGAGGACATCACCGTCGGTTCGCTCTCCTTCGCCAAGCCCGAAGGGCTGAAGGAAGGCGACCACGACTTCAACACCGAGATCGCCAAGGCGGCGCTGATGCTCGTCCGGATCCACCCGGGCGACATCAAGGACAAGAAGTCGGCGGACTGGGGACACGAGGGCATCCTGGCCTACTCCAAGATCTGCACGCACGTCGGTTGTCCCGTCAGCCTGTACGAGCAGCAGACGCACCACGTGCTGTGTCCGTGTCACCAGTCGACGTTCGACCTGTCCGACGGCGCGCGCGTGCTCTTCGGCCCGGCCGGGCACCCCCTGCCGCAGCTTAGGATCACGGTCAATGACGAGGGCTACCTGTACGCGCTCGGCGACTTCGACGAGCCGGTAGGCCCCAGCTTCTGGGAGCGCGGATGA